Sequence from the Caretta caretta isolate rCarCar2 chromosome 8, rCarCar1.hap1, whole genome shotgun sequence genome:
ATTTTTCCCGATTTGAGCTAGTGAtttatgccttgaagcatgaggatAAATTGACCTGATAATTTTAACCTAGCTAATGTAACTTTATTGTACTATTTCTCTTATAAATGATAATTAATAATTTGCTTCAAACACTTCAGTAAATTAATTATGTTTCATCAAAAAGTATATTCTCTTTATCTGTTTTGAATGTGTTGCTTTTTAATTTCATAGTATGAACTTCTATCtcctttgtttacattttgtcaaatttCTGTAATCATGTGAGAAAAGatattataaaaaagaaaaagaagtatTGTGAACCCAGGAACTAGGAACTCAAGCTTTAGCTgattttgggcaaatcacttaaactttcttcttcagtttccccacctgtaaaatgaggatgatgataAGATTACCTACATACCCAACAGGATACTGTTAACAAACTAACGTTGGCAAAattctttgaagatgaaaagtcaTACATGATGTTAAGTACTTTTGTTATTAGTAAAACAGTAATATGAAACTAGGTAGACTTCAGTGCTCAGTCTatgctgatttctttttaaatatattttagtgcGGAGTTTGAGGATTGAGAAAAGCTTATCTAAAGATCCAGTAGATTTTGAAGTGTGTACTGAAAAAGGTAAGTAATCAAATGTGGAGCAGCTCTGATTGGGTGGAAATTATGTTGGCCTTTATGTATTTGCTCATTGTCTTAATATTTCTACACCTTTAGAAGAATAAAGTTTATAACATTTGTTTGGTATACTGGAAAGGATTGTGATTGGCTGTTTTTATTACTATGGACATAATCCATAAAAAAATGAATATTCCATTAATGTTACCAGAGTGATATACTGGAAATCCACATTAAAATTATATGTGAAAAAACAGTGTGACTTGAAACAGTATAGCAATAGAACTGCCTTGTTGAGAGAGTTAAAACATTTTCCAGAGCACAACAATCTATATCAGGATAATGTTAAATTGGGTACTGCTGTGCGCTCAGTAGGTATTTGAGGATAGGGGCAGAGGTTAATCTTTGTTTGCGAACTTTCACTCTTCTGTTAGTTTCTCTCAACCCTGAGTTTTGTAAATTTAGGTTTATATTTGAATGTTCATTATTTAAACTATCAGGAAACCctgttttgttgtttaaaaaaaaaaaagcacaaactgTTATGCTATGGGCCTAATCCATACAAGTACTTTCCTTATGTGAGtggttccattgatttcaatagggccctaccaaattcatggccatgaaaaacatgtcacggaccatgaaatatggtctcccactgtgaaatatggtcttttgtgtgctttttatcctatattatacagatttcataggggagaccagcatttctcaaattgagggtcttgacccaaaagagagttgcaggggggttgcaaggttattttaggcgGGTCacaatattgccacccttacttctgcactgcctttagagctgggcagctggagagcagcgtctgttggccagatgcccagctctgaaggcagcaccccgccagcagcagcgcagaagtaagggtggcaataccgtaccatgccacccttatctCTGCCTGCAGAgtggggcagccagagagtggtggctgttgaCTGAGGGCTCAGATCTGCAAGGAGCagtgaagtaagggtggcaatactataccatgccatccttacttctacgctgctgctggcggcagctctgcctttggaactgggctcctggccagcagctgcctctgTCCAGCTGCCTAGCTCTGTAGGCAGCACCACAgccaccagcagcgcagaagttaAGGGTAGCAGTATCGCAACTCCctttacaataaccttgcaaccccacccccaacaactcctttttgggtcaggacatctacaattacaacaccttgaaatttcaaatttaaatagctgaaatcatgaaatttatcatttttaaaatcctatgaccataaaattgaccaaaatggactgaatttggtagggccctatatataaatgtttgcaggattgggctctgtgTTGGCTCCTTTGACATCAAGTGAGGATGGTGGCATAATGAAAACTAGAATAGCAGAAAGTTTAAAATGTTAGCTATATTTTATATCACAGAAATTGAGTCATATAGTTTTTGACATTTAATAAACCTTTGTCTAGAAAGACAAAGGCTTTGATCCTGCCAATGCTTATGAgccctaaagttaagcatgtgcataagtgtttgctggATTGAAGCCTTAGCCAGTCCACAAATAATAAAACACTGAAAGTATGATGATGATGAGCTGTTTAAACTGTGTAACCATATGCCACAtgtaagaaaaatggaaaaaattaaatcCTGTGATAAGATTAAGTGTTCATTCCTGTGTCTTTGAATTATATTTAGTGTACTGAGGATGTTACGAAGAACTGTGCCTAACAATATGGGGTCTTGATCTCAGTTTGGCCCTTTATATCCTATTCAAACAGGCATAACTTAATTCTAATCTCAGCTATGTCACTGATTCACTCTGTCACCTGAGGTGGGCTATTTAACCTCGCTCTCTGATTGCCCAGCTATAAAATAgggctattttattatttatgtatttattatttgtattacctatATTCCATAAATGACAATTGTGAGGATTAattgtttgtacagtactttgaaGATATAAATTACTATATATGTGCTAAAAGTACTACTTGTACATTTTATCTAATACTCAAAAATTAAAAGCATATTTGAGTAGTATAATGCAACACAGTTTTTTGTATCTCAtaggaacatttaaaaaaccagTTTAATTGTTTGTATATTTAAATTGGAACATTACTAAAATGGTTTGTATTCTTTAATCAGCTTGTTAATAATTTTTGCATACAATGTAAACTCACAATCCTTAACTTCCAGGAACTTTCAAGTCCAGTAGAAACTTATCACagcattgtgtgtatatatattaacTCATTGTTTgatataaaatttattttctaGATTTACAGTACACAGAAGGGGCGCTTCAAACGGAAGAATTTTATGTGAGTACATTCAACATACAGCATTAGTGCCACATGTAATCGGGGTGGATAGACTAGTTAAAAATGCATTCAATTCGCGCAACTCAATACATGTTATTTTAGAGGTTTGGATACATCCCTAGGTCTTGGATATGTGCTTCTACATTATGGTATAAAAATCCATACAGCTAGAGCTCCTAACTTTGCTAAATATCTATCTGAAGAAGTGTGGTAATCTCTCTTGGTCCAGCTGTTGTCTTCAAAGTTTCATGAGTTCCAGGTATTCAAAGGAAAGAGAAGGGCTATTTTGGATTCCTCTAACCCAAGAAAGCTCTGAAAACTGACATGCAGAAATGTCTTGATCCTTctgttatattttaaatgttaaatttcTTTGCAGAAGCTTGTTGAACATTTATATTATTACAATGAAAATAATAAGCTCCTTTTCTCTTCTACAGCTTCCTGAATTCCAAGCTACCTACTTGCGATTCATCATCAAATCTGcctttgatcattttgtttcaGTGCACACAGTGATGGCAGAAGGAGTAGCAGAAAATATTTAATATCAAATTTACACAATTGCCTCAAATATTTTGTAATGATATTTGTAGCATAAAGGATATATTTATTATTCAAACATtatattaaaatggatttttaaaatatggctcCAGTATGTTCCCCCCCCCAGCAATTTAATGTGTAATGCAGTATAACCATTAACTCTGATAATACATTTGTAGTTTTCCAATGTAGAGTACAAATGAAGAATTGCTTTTTGCTTAACCACTAACATACGAGTATAATTGATTCCACTTCTGAATTGCAATATGTTGATATTAAAAGGCTGTTTAAgatacattgttttaaaatgccaTTGAATATTTGTTTCTCTGTAAAATATTTCCCtcacagaaaaaataaaagtgtGAAATATTCAAACTTGAAGTCATTCCCCCAACCCTAAAAGAAGTCCTTCCAAAATTCATTAACATCAGCTGAGGACCCTAGGTAAGAAAAGAGGATGATTATAACTTctactgaaatatttaaataccAAGCTGAAGCCACTCGAGAtggtttaatatattttaattgctCCTATTTAGCTCATTGCCTCTATAAATATTTTCTCAAATCAGGTCACAGCTGCCTTTGCTTTATGCTATGACTGTCATAAACAAATATTAATAGAACCAATGCTGATGTACATTAATACaaattgtttcattcataaacCTGCTGGGGTGTGTGCAAGTGAACATTTAGAAAAACTGCCtgtaaatagaattttttttttttaaacagtgatcaATGTGCAatcatttgttttgtttgctaATACACTACTCCAACATTCATCCAAGCCATTTGTATGGCTTTTAAttagtaatatttattttatagatTTCAGTTTCAAAAAGTACTTCAGTGACTAGTTATAACACGTTGTACCATTGCTGTCTCAGTGATACTGAACATTATCTGAATCTGTTGGCACCAGGATGCATTACTAGTAAAGTTTCACTGATAAGGCCACGTTTCAAAACTCAAAAGGATTAATCTTGCAGTCCTAAAGCAGGCAAAAAACTCCCATTAATCTCAGTGGGAATTTTACCTTCATCAGAGCTGAAGGATTGGGCACTAAATTAgaggtgcattcagtggaataaaatatattttttcttgacACTCactatttcatattttaattacAAGAAATCTTGAGCTAATCAAGGTGTAGAGAATATAGACacaatttattttctgttatttaATATTAAGTTTTATTATATCAGATGCTACCTAAACTAATTAAGAATGGGTGTATGAAAGCCATTACACATTTGGAGTAACATCAGGGATTTTTTTTAGAGACAAGTAATTTCACTATATGAAAAATTTTGGACCAAGGGTGTATGAACAGGGTAGTGATGAAACCTATAAAAGCACttttgatttctgtactcctgttattctctctctgttttgttttacttgtatttCCTGTATACTGACCTGTAGCAGATGGGTACATCTATGACTCCATATCTGGGCTAACCTTCTTAGAGAgcttttccattaacttcaaatgGTGTTGAATCAAGCCATATTGATGTCTGATTCTTGAATAAGGTGTAACTCATACTATATCCTTGTCTacccattttctttttctcttgggTGAGTATATATTCTTTTTAACCTCTGATTtctataattattttaaaataaacagcagtaaaaatatattttaaaaaaggccaGAGCAAGTTGTTCAGTGACCACGTTTTCCAGATGGACCACTTTATTTTTGGGGCTTCTGATTTGTTCACCTATTTTAGTTTTTCCAAGATTGCACGTATGTCCTGTGGATGGTAATTCCAAGGTCCCACTCCACcctgtaaagtaaataaaatacagGATTGTTCAGATATACTCTATGGGGGAGTCTCCAGTGGTGCATAGTTGGCACAGCCATCTCCTGCCACACTCACCCAAAAGCCCTGGTGCAGGAGCAGGAGTGACCTGAGCGTGTTGCACTGCAACTGTGTTCAACTGGTAGATGAACCCTTGAGACCCATTTCCAGCTGTGCATAGGTTAGAGCAGCTTGCAGCAGAGCCTGGTTAGAGCAGCCTGCACCAGAGCCAGCTAGATCATCAGGGAGCCTTAAGTGGCTGCCTAATGGCCACCCTTTCTTCCGCACCAAGCAGAAACAGTACAGTAGAGAGTCTGTCCTAAAGTCTTATGTACAAACTTTTAGATATATATCAGTATAGTAAATTACACAGTAAAATAAGGTTTTAACTACTAGGAAGTTTAATGCTGAAACTTGAAAGATAATCTAAATTAAATAGAAGTAGATTCTTGTAACAGGCATGGTCTCCAGCTACCAGATAATAATTAGCACTTTATATCTATAAATACTATACAAATATTAACTCAAACTTCAAAACAGCCTTGTGAGCTAGGTAAGTATTATTGTCCTCATTTTATACATGAGTAGA
This genomic interval carries:
- the IFT25 gene encoding intraflagellar transport protein 25 homolog: MKSTDLCLSSAGAEVVLATSSDEKYPPENIIDGSSETFWTTTGMFPQEFIISFHKCVKISKLTIQCYLVRSLRIEKSLSKDPVDFEVCTEKDLQYTEGALQTEEFYLPEFQATYLRFIIKSAFDHFVSVHTVMAEGVAENI